One window of Arthrobacter oryzae genomic DNA carries:
- a CDS encoding DMT family transporter — MTHSPRLPLIAGLPMAVAAGLAIPVQGRINGALGARLNDGIAAAVVSFTTGLVVMIVVSLVLPRGRRGLAQILPALRERRFPPVYAMAGGIGAFFVFAQSFTVGLLGVALFTVATVTGQTLSGLLVDRLGIGPAGKKSVTGIRVLGTVLTIAAVAWAVSPRFGGAGDGGADPGRLLLPVILPVLAGFLMSFQQAMNGTATVHYGTPIAATLVNFVSGATVLWLAWLIKVAVAGPGNGLPPEWWYYLGGPMGCAFIGLGALLVRSLGVLVTGLGMIAGQLLGSLGLDLAFPAPGTVVALPTVLGTILTLGAIVLATLPWPRGALKRQPGR, encoded by the coding sequence GTGACCCATTCACCCCGTCTCCCTCTCATTGCAGGACTGCCGATGGCCGTGGCCGCCGGACTCGCCATCCCCGTCCAGGGCCGGATCAACGGCGCGCTGGGCGCCCGGTTGAACGACGGCATAGCCGCCGCTGTGGTGAGTTTCACCACTGGCCTGGTGGTGATGATTGTGGTCTCGCTGGTCCTGCCGCGGGGACGCCGCGGACTGGCGCAGATCCTGCCGGCGCTCCGCGAACGCCGTTTTCCACCGGTCTACGCAATGGCCGGCGGCATCGGCGCCTTCTTTGTTTTTGCCCAGTCCTTCACTGTGGGCCTGCTCGGGGTGGCGCTGTTTACCGTGGCCACGGTCACCGGGCAGACGCTGAGCGGGCTGCTGGTGGACCGGCTCGGCATCGGCCCTGCCGGCAAGAAGTCCGTCACCGGAATCCGGGTCCTCGGCACCGTGCTGACCATCGCCGCCGTCGCGTGGGCGGTGTCCCCGCGGTTTGGCGGCGCGGGCGACGGCGGTGCGGACCCGGGCCGGCTGCTCCTACCGGTGATCCTGCCCGTCCTGGCCGGTTTCCTGATGAGTTTCCAGCAGGCCATGAACGGGACCGCCACCGTGCACTACGGCACGCCCATTGCGGCCACCCTGGTGAACTTCGTCTCCGGCGCCACGGTGCTGTGGCTGGCCTGGCTGATCAAGGTGGCCGTTGCCGGGCCCGGCAACGGCCTGCCCCCGGAGTGGTGGTACTACCTCGGCGGCCCGATGGGCTGCGCCTTCATCGGGCTTGGCGCGCTGCTGGTCAGGAGCCTGGGGGTCCTGGTCACCGGACTGGGCATGATTGCCGGCCAGCTGCTGGGTTCGCTGGGCCTGGACCTGGCCTTTCCCGCACCCGGCACGGTGGTTGCCCTGCCCACCGTCCTCGGCACGATCCTGACCCTCGGCGCCATTGTGCTGGCCACGCTTCCGTGGCCGCGCGGCGCCCTCAAGCGGCAGCCGGGCCGGTAG
- a CDS encoding alpha/beta hydrolase, giving the protein MTEAEVSTAPVVLWSTPDEERSGKPLLVLLHGYGANEEDLLSLSELLPGEFAVVSVRAPIAMGPGFTWFPLTDSAEYSLDAVKDAAAFVLDWLDGVKGDHPSVTLLGFSMGMAMATTLLRQRPTDFAAVVGLSGFAVNAGGDPTFRDDELDGSVPLFWGRDQQDPVITQDKIEYTMGWVRKHVKLTKVLYTGMWHGINQQEIGHVSEFLTHEVLKK; this is encoded by the coding sequence ATGACTGAAGCCGAAGTTTCCACTGCCCCTGTTGTCCTGTGGTCCACTCCTGACGAAGAGCGCTCGGGGAAGCCCCTGCTGGTCCTGCTGCACGGCTACGGTGCGAATGAGGAGGACCTGCTCAGCCTGTCCGAGCTGCTGCCCGGGGAATTCGCCGTGGTATCCGTCCGGGCCCCCATTGCCATGGGTCCGGGCTTCACGTGGTTCCCGCTGACGGACTCCGCTGAGTATTCGCTGGATGCGGTCAAAGACGCCGCCGCCTTTGTGCTGGACTGGCTCGACGGCGTCAAAGGCGACCACCCGTCCGTCACGTTGCTCGGGTTCTCGATGGGGATGGCGATGGCCACCACGCTGCTACGGCAGCGCCCAACGGACTTTGCCGCCGTCGTCGGGCTTTCCGGCTTTGCGGTGAACGCCGGAGGGGACCCGACTTTCCGCGACGACGAACTGGACGGCAGCGTCCCGCTGTTCTGGGGCCGCGACCAGCAGGACCCCGTCATCACCCAGGACAAGATCGAATACACCATGGGCTGGGTGCGGAAGCACGTGAAGCTGACGAAGGTCCTCTACACAGGGATGTGGCACGGGATCAACCAGCAGGAGATCGGCCACGTTTCCGAGTTCCTCACCCACGAGGTGCTGAAGAAGTAG
- a CDS encoding HNH endonuclease, translating to MEGNWGPGLAPDETGRGVTVRDLIGLLAVIRPSNDSAALVDQLRDLEELKSAAAAMQARDSVAFDVQQRCAQTEAGLPADELGKGVAAQIALARGESPARGGRLLGMAKALVTEMPHTLAALRTGQLNEWRATLLVKETACLSAADRCAVDERLAADTCTLAGAGDRTIIAAARTAAYRLDLHSVVNRARNAVADRHVSLRPAPDTVCCLTALLPVIAGVAVHAALTRHADTLRSDGDTRSRGQLMADDLVDRITGTSGGIGGIEIQLVMTDRTLFQGDSEPARVAGYGVVPAGWARAAVAGLPQGGGGQCAIRHHDHIVAWHHGGPTSHSNGSGLCESCNYAKESPGWHSEPGPGPRHTLQVQTPTGHSYRSTAPPLPGASSPGTPVPLSRRQRRELLHRAKILKRTRLSPLAA from the coding sequence ATGGAAGGCAACTGGGGGCCGGGACTGGCTCCGGACGAGACCGGCCGCGGGGTCACGGTCAGGGACCTCATCGGTCTCTTGGCCGTGATCCGCCCCTCCAACGACAGTGCCGCCCTGGTTGACCAGCTTCGGGATCTGGAAGAGCTGAAGTCGGCCGCTGCCGCAATGCAGGCCCGCGACTCGGTCGCGTTCGATGTCCAGCAGCGCTGCGCCCAGACTGAGGCCGGGCTTCCGGCAGATGAACTCGGCAAAGGCGTCGCCGCCCAGATCGCTTTGGCCCGTGGTGAATCGCCCGCCCGCGGCGGACGCTTGCTCGGCATGGCGAAAGCCCTTGTAACGGAGATGCCCCACACCTTGGCGGCCCTCCGGACCGGGCAGCTAAATGAGTGGCGCGCCACCCTGCTGGTGAAGGAAACCGCCTGTCTGTCTGCGGCGGACCGGTGCGCCGTTGATGAACGGCTCGCCGCGGACACATGTACCCTGGCCGGCGCTGGCGACCGGACGATTATCGCGGCAGCACGGACAGCGGCCTATCGGCTGGACCTTCACTCCGTGGTCAACCGTGCCCGCAACGCCGTTGCAGACCGGCACGTGAGCCTTCGTCCGGCTCCGGACACCGTGTGCTGTTTGACCGCACTGCTCCCGGTTATTGCCGGCGTAGCCGTCCACGCAGCCCTCACCAGACACGCCGACACGTTACGCTCCGACGGCGACACACGCTCCCGCGGCCAGCTCATGGCCGATGACCTCGTCGACCGGATCACGGGCACCTCCGGGGGGATTGGCGGCATCGAGATCCAGCTCGTGATGACCGACCGCACTCTCTTCCAAGGGGACAGCGAACCTGCGCGCGTGGCCGGGTACGGAGTCGTCCCTGCAGGATGGGCCAGAGCGGCGGTTGCAGGGTTGCCGCAAGGTGGGGGCGGCCAGTGCGCGATCCGCCACCACGACCACATTGTTGCGTGGCACCACGGAGGACCCACCAGCCACAGCAACGGCAGCGGCCTCTGCGAATCCTGTAACTACGCCAAAGAATCTCCCGGTTGGCATTCCGAACCAGGGCCTGGGCCACGGCACACCCTGCAGGTCCAGACTCCGACGGGGCATTCGTACCGGTCGACCGCCCCGCCGCTGCCCGGGGCATCATCACCCGGCACGCCAGTGCCGCTGAGCCGTCGCCAGAGACGCGAACTTCTGCACCGCGCGAAGATCCTGAAACGCACTCGTCTCAGCCCACTGGCAGCCTGA
- a CDS encoding RNA-binding S4 domain-containing protein: MSTPEIEEIPIRDDMIRLGQLLKLANLVEDGVEATELIKNGLVKVNGEIDDRRGRQLHHGDTVTVNGRTVRILTPAGS; the protein is encoded by the coding sequence ATGAGCACCCCGGAAATCGAAGAGATCCCCATCCGCGACGACATGATCCGCCTGGGCCAGCTGCTGAAGCTCGCCAACCTCGTGGAGGACGGCGTTGAGGCCACGGAGCTGATCAAGAACGGGTTGGTCAAAGTCAACGGCGAGATCGATGACCGCCGCGGACGGCAGCTGCACCACGGCGACACTGTCACCGTCAACGGCCGGACCGTGCGGATCCTGACACCCGCAGGCTCCTGA
- a CDS encoding zinc-dependent alcohol dehydrogenase family protein, whose product MRAAVLYSTVPAGTSYAEARPLVVQELDRPEPRAGELGVAITYSSLCHSDLSVVDGSRVRPLPMALGHEAVGRVVAVGEGVRDVSAGDHVVLVFVPSCGDCRACRSGRPALCHRAAEVNGSGDLLHGEALLRTPSGERINHHLGVSAFADYAVVARESVVVIGDDVPDTVAAMFGCAVLTGMGAVLNTAAATSGQSVAVFGLGAVGLSAVMAASLAGAAAVIAIDPNEDKHRLALDCGATAVGTPDDAARLVAEATGDGVDVAVEAVGSAGVIASCLDLVTRGGAVVSVGLPKPSAELTVKALQFAGAGKRLLGSYMGDAVPERDIPLYLDHWRAGRLPVELLHTDTRPLAEINEGLDALAAGRVVRRLFQA is encoded by the coding sequence GCGGGAACCAGCTACGCCGAAGCCCGCCCGCTTGTGGTCCAGGAACTCGACCGGCCCGAACCCCGCGCCGGCGAGCTGGGAGTGGCCATCACTTACTCCAGCCTGTGCCACTCGGATCTTTCGGTGGTGGACGGCTCCCGGGTCCGGCCGCTGCCCATGGCGCTGGGACACGAGGCCGTGGGACGGGTCGTGGCAGTGGGCGAGGGCGTCCGGGACGTCTCGGCGGGGGACCATGTGGTGCTCGTCTTCGTTCCCAGCTGCGGCGACTGCCGGGCGTGCCGCTCCGGCCGCCCGGCCCTATGCCACCGCGCCGCCGAAGTCAACGGCTCGGGTGACCTGCTGCACGGGGAAGCGCTGCTGCGGACGCCGTCGGGCGAGCGGATCAACCACCACCTCGGCGTCTCGGCCTTTGCCGACTACGCCGTGGTGGCGCGCGAGTCCGTGGTGGTGATCGGCGACGACGTCCCGGACACCGTCGCGGCCATGTTCGGTTGCGCCGTGCTCACCGGAATGGGCGCCGTGCTGAACACGGCGGCGGCCACCTCAGGGCAGTCCGTGGCAGTCTTCGGGCTCGGCGCCGTCGGACTGTCTGCGGTGATGGCGGCGTCACTCGCGGGCGCTGCCGCCGTCATTGCCATCGACCCCAACGAAGACAAGCACCGGCTCGCCCTGGACTGCGGCGCCACGGCAGTGGGAACTCCCGACGACGCCGCCCGGCTGGTCGCCGAGGCAACCGGCGACGGCGTGGACGTTGCCGTCGAAGCAGTGGGATCCGCGGGGGTGATCGCCTCGTGCCTGGACCTCGTGACGCGGGGCGGCGCCGTCGTCTCCGTCGGTCTGCCCAAACCTTCAGCGGAACTGACGGTAAAGGCACTGCAATTCGCCGGAGCAGGGAAGCGGCTCCTCGGGTCCTACATGGGGGATGCCGTTCCGGAGCGGGACATTCCGCTGTACCTTGACCACTGGCGGGCCGGGCGGCTTCCGGTGGAGCTGCTGCACACGGACACCCGGCCTCTGGCGGAAATCAATGAGGGCCTCGATGCCCTCGCCGCGGGCCGGGTGGTCCGGCGGCTGTTCCAGGCCTAG
- the mmsB gene encoding 3-hydroxyisobutyrate dehydrogenase — MAVVAWIGLGNMGGSMSANLAKAGHDVRGFDLNPEAVAAAEAGGVKPVASIAAAVDGADVVFTMLPKGEHARAVYLGEDGVLAHADTRTLLVDSSTIDIASAQALHDAAAAAGFRFVDAPVSGGMSGAKAGTLTFMIGGEAGAVADATEYIRPMASNIIPTGGATTGQAAKICNNLMLFINLASTAEGAVLAERLGLDKQVFWDIASVSSGDSWALRTWYPVAGVVPTAASNNDFAPTFTTELANKDIGLAISAARDTGTPLEIGEHVQTLFQRLIDSGQSGKDCSMIIKLVDGSLEASN; from the coding sequence ATGGCAGTAGTCGCTTGGATCGGTCTCGGAAACATGGGTGGGTCCATGTCGGCAAACCTGGCAAAGGCCGGCCATGACGTCCGCGGATTCGACCTCAACCCCGAGGCCGTGGCTGCTGCCGAAGCCGGCGGCGTCAAGCCGGTGGCGAGCATTGCCGCCGCGGTGGACGGCGCCGACGTCGTCTTCACCATGCTGCCGAAGGGCGAACACGCCCGGGCCGTGTACCTGGGCGAGGACGGTGTTTTGGCCCATGCCGATACCCGCACGCTGCTGGTGGATTCCTCCACCATCGACATCGCGTCCGCGCAGGCACTGCACGACGCCGCCGCTGCCGCCGGCTTCCGCTTCGTGGACGCCCCGGTTTCGGGCGGTATGAGCGGGGCGAAGGCCGGGACGCTCACCTTCATGATCGGCGGTGAGGCGGGCGCCGTTGCCGACGCCACCGAATACATCCGTCCCATGGCCTCCAACATCATCCCCACCGGCGGCGCCACTACCGGCCAGGCCGCGAAGATCTGCAACAACCTCATGCTCTTCATCAACCTGGCCTCCACTGCCGAAGGCGCAGTGCTCGCCGAGCGCCTGGGCCTGGACAAGCAGGTCTTCTGGGACATCGCCTCGGTGTCTTCCGGCGACAGCTGGGCGCTGCGGACCTGGTACCCGGTGGCCGGCGTCGTGCCCACCGCTGCCTCCAACAACGACTTCGCGCCGACGTTCACCACCGAACTGGCCAACAAGGACATCGGCCTGGCCATCAGTGCCGCCCGCGACACCGGCACTCCGCTGGAAATCGGCGAGCACGTGCAGACCCTCTTCCAGCGACTCATCGACTCCGGGCAGTCCGGGAAGGACTGCTCGATGATCATCAAGCTCGTCGACGGCTCGCTCGAAGCCTCCAACTAA
- a CDS encoding LysR family transcriptional regulator, whose amino-acid sequence MNRLPSPDDLLILLTVARLGRFNAVAETLGTTHTTISRRILALDKQLGGRTLERSPHGWELTELGSQAVAAAEAIESTLGSLAGTISNGGHSLSGLVRISTSDGFGAEFVTPALVRLQQENPLLNVEMLSATRKASQNRSGVDLEVVVGRMEVTNAQPIFLTNYFLRLYASPDYVRTRGLPAALDDVREHGFVSYVESALQVAELGHRSSQLPAPKFSFQATSIFAQVEAVRLGAGIGLLPNFMVAFNPDFVPVLPELFQRQLPIWAVARPESLRSASVLAVVEALKAEVSGRRELLAA is encoded by the coding sequence TTGAACCGGCTGCCGAGTCCCGATGACCTGCTGATCCTGCTGACAGTGGCCAGGCTGGGCCGGTTCAACGCCGTGGCCGAGACGCTGGGCACCACGCACACCACCATCTCGCGCCGGATCCTGGCACTGGACAAGCAGCTCGGCGGAAGGACGCTGGAGCGCAGCCCGCACGGTTGGGAACTGACCGAACTGGGCAGCCAGGCCGTTGCCGCCGCCGAGGCGATTGAGTCGACGCTCGGCTCCCTGGCCGGCACCATCAGCAACGGCGGACACTCCCTGTCCGGACTGGTCCGGATCAGCACATCCGACGGATTCGGGGCGGAATTCGTGACTCCGGCGCTGGTCCGACTGCAACAGGAGAATCCGCTGTTGAACGTCGAGATGCTCAGTGCCACCCGCAAGGCCAGCCAGAACCGGTCCGGCGTGGACCTGGAAGTCGTGGTTGGCCGGATGGAGGTCACCAACGCCCAGCCCATCTTCCTCACGAACTACTTCCTGCGGCTTTACGCCAGCCCGGACTATGTCCGGACCCGCGGACTTCCCGCCGCCCTGGACGACGTCCGGGAGCACGGCTTTGTCTCCTACGTTGAGTCAGCGCTGCAGGTGGCGGAGCTCGGGCACCGGTCATCGCAGCTGCCCGCGCCGAAATTCAGCTTCCAGGCCACCAGCATCTTCGCCCAGGTGGAGGCGGTCCGGCTCGGCGCGGGCATCGGACTGTTGCCGAACTTCATGGTGGCCTTTAATCCGGACTTCGTGCCCGTGCTTCCCGAGTTGTTCCAGCGCCAGCTTCCCATCTGGGCGGTGGCGCGTCCCGAGTCGCTGCGCTCGGCGTCGGTCCTGGCCGTCGTGGAGGCGCTTAAAGCGGAAGTGTCAGGCCGCCGGGAACTCCTGGCGGCCTGA
- a CDS encoding winged helix DNA-binding domain-containing protein, giving the protein MDADDVVRLRLRQQQLRPPCALSAEAALKNLLAVQSQEFAYARWSLAQRTAGATAADVEQAVADGRILRTHILRPTWHFVHRDDLRWLLTLSAPRLHRGNGAIYRETGIDADSASRSARVLGAAVTGGSHKTREQLAAELQRHGFAGKGLELAYLVMHAEVSGVLTSGTPVRSTSGALKQTYALFEERVPPSTGGPVDRPAALAELVRRYFRSRGPATVKDCADWSGLTVTDIRLGLGLALEADPGELETTVLDGLEFYFSWAEVPPGPGTGQGGHPRIDLVQCYDEYIMGYSQSRYFLGGRAPARPDGSTPMHVVLREGRMIGSWRHVLRPGRCELDIRTDREPGPAGNSAIDAAVAEYGTFLGVPAAGAGVKLKGHF; this is encoded by the coding sequence GTGGACGCCGACGACGTCGTTCGGCTGCGGCTGCGACAGCAGCAGCTCCGTCCTCCCTGCGCGCTTTCCGCCGAAGCCGCCCTGAAGAACCTGCTCGCCGTCCAGTCGCAGGAATTTGCCTATGCCCGGTGGTCGCTGGCGCAGCGCACGGCGGGAGCCACCGCCGCCGACGTCGAACAGGCAGTGGCCGACGGCCGGATCCTCCGAACGCATATCCTGCGGCCCACCTGGCATTTCGTGCACCGGGATGACCTTCGCTGGCTGCTGACGCTCTCCGCGCCCCGGCTGCACCGGGGAAACGGGGCCATCTACCGCGAGACGGGCATTGATGCGGACTCGGCGTCCCGGAGCGCGCGCGTCCTGGGTGCCGCGGTGACCGGCGGCTCCCATAAAACCCGGGAGCAGCTCGCCGCGGAACTGCAGCGGCACGGATTTGCCGGCAAAGGCCTGGAGCTCGCGTACCTGGTCATGCACGCCGAGGTCAGTGGCGTCCTGACGAGCGGAACACCCGTGCGCAGTACCAGCGGCGCGTTGAAGCAGACCTACGCGCTTTTCGAGGAACGCGTCCCGCCGTCAACGGGAGGGCCCGTCGACCGTCCTGCCGCGCTGGCCGAACTGGTCCGCCGCTATTTCCGCAGCCGCGGACCAGCAACCGTGAAGGACTGTGCCGACTGGTCCGGGCTCACCGTCACCGACATCCGGCTGGGCCTCGGCCTGGCGCTGGAAGCCGATCCCGGCGAGCTCGAAACAACCGTCCTTGACGGTCTGGAGTTCTACTTCAGCTGGGCCGAGGTGCCTCCCGGGCCCGGTACAGGGCAGGGCGGGCACCCCCGGATCGACCTGGTTCAGTGCTACGACGAATACATCATGGGCTATTCACAGTCACGGTATTTCCTGGGCGGCCGTGCCCCGGCCCGTCCTGACGGCAGCACGCCGATGCATGTAGTGCTTAGGGAGGGCAGGATGATCGGCTCGTGGCGCCATGTCCTGCGTCCCGGACGCTGTGAGCTGGATATCCGCACCGATCGGGAGCCCGGGCCTGCCGGCAACAGCGCGATTGATGCGGCAGTGGCCGAGTACGGGACGTTCCTGGGAGTGCCTGCGGCGGGGGCGGGGGTTAAACTGAAAGGACACTTCTGA
- a CDS encoding CoA-acylating methylmalonate-semialdehyde dehydrogenase: MERIPHFINGARISDADRFGPVFNPATGAQDKEVALASASRVEEAIAAAQAALPGWRATSLAKRTNIFFRVRELLTQRKSELAAILTSEHGKVLSDAEGEISRGLENIEFATGLAHMLKGERSEQVSSGVDVHSVRQPVGVVACITPFNFPAMVPLWMIGSALACGNTVLLKPSEKDPSSAVFIAEVFAEAGLPAGVLNVVHGDKEAVDVLLEHPGVKAVSFVGSTPIAQSIYKRAADHGKRVQALGGAKNHMVVLPDADLDMAADAAVSAAYGSAGERCMAVSVLVAVGNIADDLVKAISTRMADLKIGPGMDPASQMGPLITKEHRDRVASYVAGAADEGATVVVDGREHEFDSDGFFIGVSLVDHVKPGMKVYDDEIFGPVLSVVRADSYSDAVKLVNDNEFGNGVAIFTRDGGAARQFEFDVEAGMVGVNVPIPVPVGTFSFGGWKNSLFGDTHMYGPDSIRFYTRGKVVTTRWPDPSTSVIDLGFPQVD, translated from the coding sequence ATGGAACGCATTCCGCACTTCATCAACGGCGCCCGGATCAGCGACGCCGACCGTTTCGGCCCCGTCTTCAACCCCGCCACCGGCGCGCAGGACAAAGAGGTGGCGCTTGCCTCGGCCTCGCGCGTGGAGGAAGCCATCGCCGCAGCCCAGGCCGCCCTGCCGGGCTGGCGGGCCACCAGCCTGGCCAAGCGCACCAACATCTTCTTCCGCGTGCGGGAACTCCTGACCCAGCGCAAGTCCGAGCTGGCGGCCATCCTGACCAGCGAGCACGGCAAGGTGCTTTCCGACGCGGAAGGCGAGATCTCCCGGGGCCTTGAAAACATCGAGTTCGCCACCGGGCTCGCGCACATGCTCAAGGGTGAACGGTCGGAGCAGGTTTCCAGCGGCGTGGACGTGCACTCGGTGCGCCAGCCGGTGGGCGTGGTTGCGTGCATCACACCGTTCAACTTCCCGGCCATGGTGCCGCTGTGGATGATCGGCAGCGCACTGGCCTGCGGCAACACTGTCCTCCTCAAGCCCAGCGAGAAGGACCCGTCGTCGGCCGTCTTCATCGCTGAAGTCTTCGCGGAGGCGGGCCTGCCGGCGGGCGTTCTCAACGTGGTCCACGGCGACAAGGAGGCTGTGGACGTCCTGCTGGAACACCCCGGGGTCAAGGCTGTCAGCTTCGTGGGCTCCACCCCGATCGCGCAGTCCATCTACAAGCGGGCGGCCGACCACGGCAAGCGCGTCCAGGCGCTGGGCGGTGCCAAGAACCACATGGTGGTCCTGCCGGACGCGGACCTGGACATGGCGGCCGATGCTGCCGTGTCAGCCGCCTACGGCTCTGCCGGGGAACGCTGCATGGCCGTCTCCGTGCTGGTGGCGGTGGGCAATATTGCGGACGACCTGGTCAAGGCCATTTCCACGCGCATGGCGGACCTCAAGATCGGTCCGGGTATGGACCCTGCTTCGCAGATGGGACCCCTGATCACCAAGGAGCACCGGGACAGGGTTGCCTCCTACGTGGCCGGTGCAGCGGACGAGGGCGCCACGGTTGTGGTGGACGGCCGCGAGCACGAATTCGACTCGGATGGCTTCTTCATCGGGGTCAGCCTGGTGGACCACGTGAAGCCTGGCATGAAGGTGTACGACGACGAAATCTTCGGTCCCGTGCTGTCGGTGGTACGGGCGGACAGCTACAGCGACGCCGTCAAGCTGGTGAACGACAATGAGTTCGGTAACGGCGTGGCCATCTTCACTCGCGACGGCGGCGCAGCGCGCCAGTTCGAGTTCGACGTCGAGGCCGGCATGGTGGGCGTCAACGTGCCCATCCCGGTTCCGGTGGGGACGTTCTCGTTCGGCGGCTGGAAGAACTCGTTGTTCGGGGACACCCACATGTACGGCCCGGACAGCATCCGCTTCTACACCCGCGGCAAGGTGGTCACCACCCGCTGGCCGGACCCGTCCACCTCGGTGATCGACCTCGGCTTCCCGCAGGTGGACTAG
- a CDS encoding SGNH/GDSL hydrolase family protein codes for MGDSFTEGIGDPEPESPGGHRGWADRVAEELSRGHTDFAYANLAVRGRLLEQIVDQQLAPCLALRPDLVTLSAGGNDLIRPGGDPDALAEKLDSVVHILSLGGATVVLFNGPDTGSSVLGRVRSKIAIYNENLRTVAARHDAVIADMWSLRQLGNPQMWDQDRLHFSPLGHHTIAAMVLDSLNINHTLEPLSPKPLPQRSWRQARSGDLVWAREYFVPWVVRRLRHQSSGDGVTAKRPTPGPVFGPAMPLGSGEAPGFESERG; via the coding sequence ATGGGAGACTCCTTCACCGAGGGCATCGGCGACCCGGAACCCGAAAGCCCCGGCGGGCACCGCGGCTGGGCGGACCGCGTGGCCGAGGAACTGAGCCGGGGCCACACAGATTTTGCCTACGCAAACCTGGCGGTGCGCGGCCGGCTGCTTGAACAGATCGTTGACCAGCAACTGGCCCCCTGCCTTGCCCTCAGGCCGGACCTGGTGACGCTTTCGGCCGGAGGCAACGACCTCATCCGGCCCGGCGGAGACCCTGACGCGCTGGCCGAAAAGCTGGATTCGGTGGTGCACATCCTCAGCCTGGGCGGCGCCACGGTGGTGCTGTTCAACGGACCGGACACCGGGTCATCCGTCCTGGGCCGGGTCCGCAGCAAGATCGCGATCTATAACGAGAACCTCCGGACCGTGGCCGCCCGGCACGACGCCGTCATTGCAGACATGTGGTCGCTTCGCCAGCTCGGCAATCCGCAGATGTGGGACCAGGACCGGCTGCATTTCTCCCCGTTGGGCCACCACACGATCGCGGCGATGGTGCTTGATTCGCTCAACATCAACCACACGTTGGAGCCGCTCTCCCCCAAGCCGCTGCCCCAGCGAAGCTGGCGGCAGGCGCGGTCCGGAGACCTGGTGTGGGCGCGCGAATACTTCGTTCCCTGGGTTGTCCGCCGGCTGCGCCATCAATCGTCCGGCGACGGCGTCACGGCCAAGCGGCCGACGCCCGGTCCGGTGTTCGGTCCCGCGATGCCGCTGGGCTCGGGCGAAGCGCCGGGATTCGAGTCCGAACGGGGGTAG